In Candidatus Neomarinimicrobiota bacterium, the following are encoded in one genomic region:
- a CDS encoding cob(I)yrinic acid a,c-diamide adenosyltransferase yields the protein MRISKVTTKTGDSGTTGLADGSRVSKADPKICAIGDVDELNSIIGNAKVVSPLSEWKSLLTEIQNDLFNLGGELSLPNESKPLLNNKRIDALEILTNKMNNLLSPLEEFILPEGNEFATRIHMARAICRRAERSVINIIGTDNSNVSIRYLNRLSDYLFVLARSSNQIDNSRENQWNMEK from the coding sequence ATGAGAATTTCGAAAGTCACAACAAAAACAGGAGATAGTGGCACAACAGGGCTCGCTGACGGGTCTAGAGTCTCAAAAGCAGATCCGAAAATTTGCGCAATTGGTGATGTGGACGAGTTGAATTCTATCATTGGAAATGCTAAAGTTGTATCTCCATTATCGGAATGGAAGAGTTTGCTGACTGAAATTCAAAATGACCTTTTTAATCTTGGCGGTGAATTATCATTGCCGAATGAAAGTAAACCCTTGCTGAACAATAAACGAATCGATGCATTAGAAATTTTAACGAACAAAATGAACAATTTGCTTTCACCTCTCGAAGAATTTATCTTGCCAGAAGGCAATGAATTTGCAACACGTATTCATATGGCAAGAGCTATCTGCCGCCGAGCAGAAAGGTCTGTAATAAACATTATTGGGACCGATAACTCCAACGTAAGCATTCGGTATTTAAATCGACTTTCTGATTATTTATTTGTGTTAGCACGGTCTTCCAACCAAATTGATAATAGCCGGGAAAATCAATGGAATATGGAAAAATGA
- a CDS encoding NADH:ubiquinone reductase (Na(+)-transporting) subunit B, giving the protein MKIFSNMFDRLRPTFEKGGVLEKFYPIFEATETIMFSTAERTKYGPHIRDSLDIKRVMVLVVVALIPCYIFGAINIGVQAGITQGFDRSLFENFIFGLGVILPILMVAFITGGFWEILFAVTRKHDIYEGFLVTCTLIPLLMPPTIPLWQVSLATTFGIVIGKEIFGGVGYNIFNPALVARAFIFFSHPTHISGEKVWVAAQDGFSGATALAVPAAVENGHAVSLLSSVTQFDFSWWNLVMGFIPGSIGETNKIFILVGALFLILTKIASWRIMAGALIGLIGTATLANLMAPISSNTMLSLPAHYHLVMGGFMFGVAFMATEPVTAAHTNKGRWIYGILIGSLTVIIRSINPAYPEGTMLAILLMNAFAPLIDYFVIQAHIKKRRMKYAK; this is encoded by the coding sequence ATGAAAATATTTTCCAATATGTTTGACCGACTTCGACCAACCTTTGAAAAGGGTGGTGTGTTAGAAAAATTTTATCCGATCTTTGAAGCAACTGAAACCATTATGTTTAGTACTGCCGAAAGAACGAAATACGGCCCGCACATTCGAGACAGCCTTGATATAAAACGTGTCATGGTCTTGGTTGTTGTTGCTTTAATCCCTTGTTATATATTTGGTGCAATTAACATTGGTGTCCAGGCCGGAATTACCCAAGGATTTGATAGGTCCCTTTTTGAAAACTTCATTTTTGGTTTGGGAGTCATTCTTCCAATTCTAATGGTTGCTTTCATTACAGGCGGATTTTGGGAAATTTTATTTGCTGTCACGCGCAAGCATGATATTTATGAAGGGTTTCTAGTAACATGTACTTTAATTCCATTACTAATGCCACCAACTATTCCACTTTGGCAAGTTTCTTTGGCGACTACATTTGGAATCGTTATTGGGAAAGAAATCTTTGGTGGTGTTGGATATAATATATTTAATCCTGCACTTGTCGCACGGGCATTTATTTTCTTTTCGCATCCAACTCACATTTCTGGAGAAAAAGTTTGGGTTGCCGCGCAAGATGGATTTTCTGGCGCTACTGCACTTGCTGTTCCGGCAGCTGTCGAGAATGGGCATGCCGTTTCACTTTTGAGTTCTGTAACCCAATTTGATTTTTCATGGTGGAATTTGGTAATGGGATTTATCCCGGGATCCATAGGAGAAACAAATAAAATTTTTATTCTTGTTGGTGCCTTGTTTCTGATTCTAACCAAAATTGCATCTTGGCGAATTATGGCCGGTGCTTTAATTGGATTAATTGGAACTGCCACATTGGCGAATCTCATGGCACCAATATCTTCGAACACCATGTTGTCTTTGCCGGCACATTATCATTTGGTGATGGGAGGTTTTATGTTTGGGGTTGCATTTATGGCAACCGAGCCGGTGACTGCTGCTCATACCAATAAAGGCAGATGGATCTATGGAATTTTGATTGGAAGTCTGACTGTAATCATCCGATCTATTAATCCGGCATACCCGGAAGGAACAATGCTCGCTATTTTACTCATGAATGCATTTGCTCCGCTCATCGATTATTTTGTTATTCAAGCTCATATTAAAAAACGGCGAATGAAATATGCGAAGTAA
- the ispH gene encoding 4-hydroxy-3-methylbut-2-enyl diphosphate reductase, with protein sequence MKIIVAKDAGYCFGVRDAVNLAHDTADNLGDVYMLGHIVHNENVVKDLDNAGAKVVKSLKDVPDEKPILFRAHGTANEVWDEANDRHMNIIDATCPLVKEIHNEVIKLEKEGRRIIIIGDHGHDEVVGIASQVKNPIIIANPGEAGSLRKMKRAGVVSQSTQTIENVQDIVNILMTNVFDLRFVNTICFPTKRNQEQIRALAKQCDIMIIIGSFTSANSKRLTQLALERNKRSYQVTCAENLDSNWFEDVDIVGISAGASTPDKIIEAVTKKIKKIGLVTEKEVLHG encoded by the coding sequence ATGAAGATCATAGTTGCCAAAGATGCCGGCTATTGTTTTGGTGTTCGGGATGCCGTAAATCTGGCTCACGATACTGCCGATAATCTCGGCGATGTATATATGCTTGGCCATATCGTTCATAATGAAAATGTAGTTAAAGATTTAGATAATGCCGGCGCAAAAGTGGTAAAATCCCTCAAAGATGTTCCCGATGAGAAACCAATTCTTTTTCGTGCACATGGGACGGCGAACGAAGTTTGGGATGAAGCAAATGACAGGCATATGAATATTATAGATGCAACGTGCCCTCTTGTTAAAGAAATTCATAATGAAGTGATTAAACTAGAAAAAGAAGGAAGGCGGATTATTATCATTGGCGATCATGGCCATGACGAAGTTGTAGGTATTGCCAGTCAGGTAAAGAATCCGATCATTATTGCGAATCCGGGTGAGGCGGGCTCTTTGAGAAAAATGAAGCGCGCAGGTGTTGTCAGTCAATCAACTCAAACGATAGAAAATGTGCAAGATATTGTTAATATATTAATGACGAATGTGTTCGATTTACGGTTTGTGAATACCATCTGTTTCCCGACCAAACGAAATCAGGAACAAATCAGGGCTCTTGCTAAACAATGTGACATAATGATAATCATTGGATCATTTACCAGCGCAAACTCCAAGCGGTTAACTCAATTGGCGCTTGAACGAAATAAGCGATCCTATCAGGTAACCTGTGCAGAAAATCTTGATTCAAATTGGTTTGAGGATGTTGATATTGTAGGAATATCTGCCGGTGCGTCCACACCCGATAAAATTATTGAAGCTGTAACCAAAAAAATAAAAAAGATTGGTCTAGTGACCGAGAAGGAGGTTTTACATGGCTAA
- a CDS encoding NADH:ubiquinone reductase (Na(+)-transporting) subunit D, producing MALLDRKSRQVLSDPLMSNNPITFQVLGICSALAVTVKMDTALVMTVAVAFVLTMSNTILSLMRSFIPARVRIIIMLSVIASLVILTDQILRAYMYDMSKQLSVFVGLIITNCIVMGRAEAFATQNPPGKAFLDGLGNALGYGIILIGVAAFREVLGSGTFLGFSIVPEWLYGIGYENNGLMVLSPGAFIILGLIIWVQRSFGKLEES from the coding sequence ATGGCTTTGTTAGATCGTAAATCCCGACAAGTACTTTCCGACCCTCTAATGAGTAATAACCCAATCACATTTCAGGTTCTCGGAATTTGTTCCGCACTTGCTGTAACTGTAAAAATGGACACCGCACTTGTGATGACAGTAGCAGTTGCGTTTGTTCTTACCATGTCAAATACAATTTTATCATTAATGAGATCCTTCATACCTGCAAGAGTGCGGATTATTATTATGCTCTCTGTGATTGCATCATTGGTGATTTTAACAGATCAAATTTTACGCGCGTATATGTATGATATGAGCAAACAGCTATCTGTTTTTGTTGGCCTAATCATTACCAATTGTATAGTGATGGGGCGCGCAGAAGCTTTTGCAACACAAAATCCACCGGGGAAGGCATTTTTAGATGGTCTTGGAAATGCGTTAGGCTATGGTATTATTTTGATTGGTGTTGCCGCATTTCGAGAAGTTCTCGGAAGTGGAACATTTTTAGGATTTTCTATCGTTCCGGAGTGGCTGTATGGCATAGGGTACGAAAATAATGGGCTTATGGTATTATCGCCCGGTGCATTTATTATACTTGGGCTGATTATTTGGGTTCAACGATCGTTTGGGAAACTTGAGGAATCTTGA
- a CDS encoding bifunctional oligoribonuclease/PAP phosphatase NrnA encodes MIHWNEIHKRIEDANSIVLTTHVNPDGDGLGSSVAMYYHLVEMKKDCRIFIVTPLPEEYQFLNKNNIISCYDKKTDDTWIQNADLALIFDVGDFKRMKNVGELLSVNDIPMINIDHHPIRENSPFLTNAVDTSVAATGELVYDYFNTVRKNAITMEMWEGLYTAVVTDTGSFAYSNTTIKCHQIAMDAIQAGVNPATIHQRIYESNPIEKLRLLSKILHNVQLDCNGEFAWFTIDEKMMQSVGANKTHVDGFTDMVRSINGVEVAMMIFENEDSCRVNLRSKGKYIVNTIALELGGGGHKLACGAVVRGRLDEVLPRVLELTKSEIAEQNGMKL; translated from the coding sequence ATGATTCACTGGAACGAGATTCATAAAAGAATTGAGGATGCTAACAGCATTGTCTTAACAACCCATGTAAATCCAGATGGAGATGGATTGGGCTCATCTGTGGCGATGTATTATCATCTTGTAGAGATGAAAAAGGATTGCAGGATTTTTATTGTCACGCCGCTTCCTGAAGAATATCAGTTTCTGAATAAAAATAATATAATTTCCTGTTATGATAAAAAAACAGATGATACTTGGATTCAAAACGCAGATCTTGCATTAATTTTTGATGTGGGAGATTTTAAAAGAATGAAAAATGTCGGTGAATTATTATCTGTAAACGATATTCCTATGATCAATATTGATCATCATCCTATCCGGGAAAATTCACCTTTCCTCACGAACGCGGTTGATACATCTGTGGCGGCCACTGGAGAATTGGTGTATGATTATTTTAATACGGTACGAAAAAATGCAATCACCATGGAAATGTGGGAAGGACTTTATACAGCTGTGGTAACGGATACCGGATCTTTTGCCTATTCTAATACGACAATTAAATGTCATCAAATTGCGATGGACGCCATTCAAGCAGGAGTGAATCCCGCGACAATTCATCAAAGGATTTATGAATCGAACCCTATTGAAAAATTGAGACTACTTAGTAAAATTCTGCATAATGTTCAATTGGACTGCAATGGAGAATTCGCTTGGTTTACAATAGATGAAAAAATGATGCAGTCAGTTGGCGCCAATAAGACTCATGTTGACGGATTTACAGATATGGTCCGGTCAATAAATGGAGTAGAAGTGGCTATGATGATTTTTGAAAATGAAGATTCATGCAGAGTAAATCTTCGATCAAAAGGAAAATACATTGTAAATACGATAGCATTGGAACTGGGTGGTGGAGGGCATAAGTTGGCTTGTGGTGCTGTCGTTCGGGGGAGATTGGATGAGGTTCTCCCGCGCGTATTAGAATTAACCAAATCCGAAATTGCAGAACAAAATGGGATGAAATTATGA
- the pdxT gene encoding pyridoxal 5'-phosphate synthase glutaminase subunit PdxT, whose translation MIVGVLALQGNYDKHLEKLEGLNCPSVLIKYPNQLSEIDGLVLPGGESTSITLLMEQTGFDSAIIDFAKNNPIFGTCAGLIIMSTTSADSSVNPLGLIDIAVKRNGYGRQIKSGFQTVDISFNGQSFSESSMFIRAPQITRIGPDVEILGTMDNDPVFVKQNHHLASCFHPEMVDNSLMYSLFISLIKSHNLAHAV comes from the coding sequence ATGATAGTAGGGGTTCTCGCGCTACAAGGGAATTATGACAAACACCTTGAAAAACTTGAGGGATTGAATTGCCCTTCAGTTTTAATCAAATATCCGAATCAGCTCTCGGAAATTGATGGATTGGTATTACCGGGTGGAGAATCCACCAGCATAACATTGTTAATGGAACAAACCGGCTTTGATTCTGCAATTATAGATTTTGCAAAGAACAATCCAATTTTCGGAACATGCGCCGGGTTAATTATAATGTCGACAACTTCCGCTGATAGCAGCGTAAATCCTCTCGGACTTATTGATATAGCGGTAAAACGAAATGGCTACGGTCGGCAAATCAAATCAGGATTTCAGACGGTTGATATTTCTTTTAATGGGCAATCATTTTCCGAATCATCCATGTTTATCCGTGCCCCACAAATTACCCGCATTGGTCCGGATGTGGAAATTTTAGGAACGATGGATAATGACCCTGTTTTTGTGAAACAGAATCACCATTTAGCATCTTGTTTCCATCCAGAAATGGTAGATAACTCATTAATGTATTCCCTTTTCATTTCATTAATAAAATCTCATAATCTTGCCCATGCCGTATAA
- the nqrE gene encoding NADH:ubiquinone reductase (Na(+)-transporting) subunit E, with protein MLEHYISLATKAIFIENILLAYFLGMCSFLAISKRVDTSIGLGFAVTFVLTITAPANWVIHHYFLEKGALKWAGLPNVDLSYLNFIVFISVIAAMVQLVEMVLDRFSQKLYHNLGIFLPLIAVNCAILGGSLFLVERDYTFLESTVFGFGSGLGWFLAIASMASIRYKLRYSNVPVHLKGLGITMLLTGLLSMAFMAFSGIDL; from the coding sequence ATGTTAGAACATTATATCAGTTTAGCAACTAAAGCGATCTTTATTGAAAATATCCTTCTAGCGTATTTTCTGGGGATGTGTTCTTTTCTAGCGATTTCAAAACGAGTTGATACCAGCATTGGACTCGGTTTTGCCGTTACATTTGTTTTGACTATAACAGCGCCAGCGAATTGGGTTATCCATCACTATTTTCTTGAAAAAGGTGCGTTGAAGTGGGCAGGATTACCCAATGTAGATTTAAGTTATCTTAACTTCATTGTATTTATTTCTGTTATTGCTGCCATGGTGCAGCTTGTGGAGATGGTATTGGATAGATTTTCGCAAAAGCTATACCATAATTTAGGGATTTTCCTTCCCCTGATTGCCGTGAACTGCGCTATTTTGGGCGGGTCTTTATTTTTAGTTGAACGAGACTATACCTTTTTAGAATCTACCGTTTTTGGCTTTGGTTCCGGTCTTGGCTGGTTTCTTGCGATTGCTTCGATGGCTTCTATTCGGTACAAATTGAGATATTCAAATGTTCCGGTTCATTTGAAAGGACTTGGAATTACGATGTTATTAACAGGGTTGCTATCAATGGCTTTTATGGCATTTTCGGGGATCGATTTGTAA
- the nqrC gene encoding NADH:ubiquinone reductase (Na(+)-transporting) subunit C, with protein sequence MRSNTYTLMFTAFVTIVLGILLSMAATTLKEKQDLNEKIDIQKNILRALEFEENPEFPWMAVDVQDLFNQFIRGVVITKDGSVAEEMYPTDIPDGEEDRFFPAFLKFKGDVCEGYAIPISGKGLWSTLYGYLAIQPDGKTVKGITFYKHGETPGLGGEVEKTWFTDKFKGKSLFGNNGELVSIAVVRGSVDKESPRVQHQVDGISGATMTGKGLTNFLLSELKKYEPFLKRIAAGEKI encoded by the coding sequence ATGCGAAGTAATACCTACACACTTATGTTTACCGCTTTTGTTACAATTGTCCTCGGAATTTTGTTATCAATGGCTGCCACCACGTTGAAAGAGAAACAAGATTTAAATGAGAAAATTGACATTCAAAAAAATATATTAAGGGCGCTCGAGTTTGAAGAAAATCCTGAATTCCCTTGGATGGCAGTTGATGTCCAAGATTTATTCAATCAATTTATTCGAGGAGTTGTCATCACTAAAGATGGTTCTGTGGCTGAAGAAATGTATCCTACTGATATTCCGGATGGAGAGGAAGATCGTTTTTTCCCTGCTTTTTTAAAATTTAAAGGCGATGTTTGCGAAGGATATGCAATCCCCATTTCCGGAAAAGGACTATGGTCAACTTTGTACGGGTATTTGGCTATTCAACCAGATGGAAAAACTGTGAAAGGAATCACATTCTATAAACATGGAGAGACTCCCGGACTTGGCGGTGAAGTTGAAAAAACATGGTTTACTGATAAATTTAAAGGGAAATCCCTGTTTGGGAACAACGGAGAACTTGTTAGTATTGCTGTTGTCCGCGGATCGGTGGATAAGGAATCTCCGAGGGTACAACATCAAGTTGATGGAATATCAGGCGCAACAATGACAGGGAAAGGCTTAACTAATTTTCTGTTAAGCGAACTCAAAAAATATGAACCATTCCTGAAACGGATTGCAGCGGGAGAAAAAATATAA
- a CDS encoding ApbE family protein → MDLIIGLLIFAIAIFGLSIGIIFNNKPLSGSCGGNADGSCTTCGGDTEKCDSIQSDNPTP, encoded by the coding sequence ATGGATTTAATAATAGGTTTACTGATTTTCGCCATCGCCATTTTTGGACTATCCATTGGCATTATATTTAATAATAAACCTCTTTCTGGGTCTTGTGGCGGGAATGCTGACGGATCTTGCACAACATGCGGGGGGGATACGGAAAAATGCGATTCTATTCAATCGGATAATCCAACCCCATAA
- a CDS encoding FAD:protein FMN transferase gives MKLINMKHIHFYALFLQGVFVIILFLIGCEKPVQPISITGETMGTTYSIRYYYDGAKSPEKKNIQRGIDSLLKEINLQMSTFIPESEISRFNTWSGKGTFQISSHFREVVERSLSWQNITDGSFIISIFPLVSIWGFGPDRWNRLEQWKPPPQSTIDSALEKIHREGISLSLSGLSKQFPHTKIDLSAIAKGYAVDLVSEFLKQNKIANFLVEIGGEVRCRGLKSDGTLWKIGIDHPGSETSVRTILGKNVNLLNQSMATSGNYRNFHTFDGQKYHHELDPSTGYPVKNQLASVSVITKRCIDADALATALIVMGFEKGSALVESLSGYQAIWVLKMNAGIEIRSSAGINLSENQIYGVGLSD, from the coding sequence ATGAAATTAATTAATATGAAACACATCCATTTTTACGCCTTGTTTTTACAAGGCGTTTTTGTCATAATCTTATTTTTAATTGGTTGCGAAAAACCTGTCCAACCGATTTCGATAACCGGCGAAACAATGGGTACAACTTATTCTATTAGATATTATTATGATGGTGCAAAAAGTCCGGAAAAGAAAAATATTCAGCGAGGTATTGATTCATTACTAAAGGAAATTAATTTGCAAATGTCCACATTCATTCCAGAAAGTGAAATCAGCAGATTTAACACATGGAGCGGAAAAGGTACATTTCAAATTTCGAGTCATTTTCGGGAAGTTGTTGAACGCAGTTTGTCTTGGCAAAATATTACTGATGGATCATTCATTATTTCCATATTTCCGTTAGTATCTATTTGGGGTTTTGGTCCAGATAGATGGAATCGGCTTGAGCAATGGAAACCGCCACCTCAATCTACTATAGATAGTGCTCTCGAAAAAATCCACCGCGAAGGTATATCGTTATCATTATCCGGACTCTCAAAACAATTTCCTCATACGAAAATCGATCTCAGCGCCATTGCAAAAGGATATGCTGTTGATTTGGTAAGCGAATTTTTGAAACAAAATAAAATTGCGAATTTTCTTGTTGAGATTGGAGGAGAAGTCAGATGTCGAGGGTTAAAATCTGATGGAACTTTATGGAAAATTGGAATTGATCATCCGGGATCTGAAACGAGCGTAAGGACGATATTGGGTAAAAATGTAAATCTATTGAATCAATCTATGGCTACTTCAGGAAATTATCGAAATTTTCATACATTTGATGGTCAAAAGTATCATCACGAACTTGATCCGAGCACGGGTTATCCTGTAAAAAATCAGTTGGCTTCTGTAAGTGTTATAACAAAAAGATGCATTGATGCGGATGCTCTTGCAACTGCACTAATTGTGATGGGGTTTGAGAAAGGAAGTGCTCTCGTTGAATCGTTGAGTGGATACCAAGCAATTTGGGTTTTGAAAATGAATGCCGGTATTGAAATTCGGTCGTCAGCAGGAATAAATCTTAGCGAAAATCAGATTTATGGGGTTGGATTATCCGATTGA
- a CDS encoding NADH:ubiquinone reductase (Na(+)-transporting) subunit F, producing the protein MFETAVSGVLVFTGVILFLVVILNVAQAYLLPQGEVAITINDDVANEIKIHPGGTLLSALASQNIFLPSACGGGGTCAMCLCQVFEGGGDILPTETGHISRGDAIENWRLSCQVKVKQDLKIHVPDEIFNIQKWECTVKSNQNVATFIKELVMELPKGENLNFSAGGYIQIDIPEYIGLKFSDYDVEKEYHPDWDKFNVWDFVVTNEDAIFRAYSMANHPAEGNKVMLNVRIATPPPSLWNDVPPGIASSYIFNLKPGDKVTISGPYGEFFAKNTNREMVYIGGGAGMAPMRSHIFDLFHTKKTDRKVSYWYGARSEREMFYQNHFEDIEKNFPNFSFHIAMSEPLPEDNWSGSTGFIHQVLFDEYLNEHEDPTEIEFYLCGPPPMIAAVLNMLDELGVDKEMIAFDEF; encoded by the coding sequence ATGTTCGAAACCGCAGTCTCTGGAGTTCTGGTATTTACCGGTGTTATATTATTTTTGGTTGTCATCTTGAATGTTGCTCAAGCATATTTATTACCTCAAGGCGAAGTTGCCATTACCATAAATGACGATGTGGCTAATGAAATCAAAATTCATCCTGGCGGTACGCTACTTTCAGCGCTTGCGAGCCAAAATATATTTCTTCCCTCAGCGTGCGGTGGCGGCGGGACTTGTGCCATGTGCTTATGCCAAGTTTTTGAGGGTGGCGGTGATATTCTTCCAACTGAGACGGGACATATTAGCAGAGGAGATGCAATAGAAAATTGGAGATTATCTTGTCAGGTAAAGGTTAAGCAAGACTTAAAAATTCACGTTCCTGATGAAATATTTAATATTCAAAAATGGGAGTGCACCGTAAAGTCTAATCAAAATGTTGCCACATTTATTAAGGAATTGGTAATGGAACTTCCAAAAGGTGAGAATTTGAATTTTTCTGCCGGAGGTTACATTCAAATTGACATTCCAGAATATATCGGGCTGAAATTTTCTGATTACGATGTTGAAAAGGAGTACCACCCTGATTGGGATAAATTTAATGTGTGGGATTTTGTCGTCACAAATGAAGACGCAATTTTCCGTGCATATTCCATGGCGAACCATCCTGCAGAAGGAAATAAAGTTATGCTAAATGTTCGCATTGCAACTCCGCCACCATCCTTGTGGAATGATGTGCCCCCTGGGATTGCATCATCTTATATTTTTAATCTAAAACCCGGGGACAAGGTTACCATTTCTGGACCTTACGGGGAATTTTTTGCAAAAAATACAAACCGTGAAATGGTTTACATTGGCGGTGGTGCCGGAATGGCACCCATGAGAAGTCACATTTTTGATCTTTTCCATACAAAAAAGACCGATAGAAAAGTGTCATATTGGTATGGTGCCAGATCGGAACGGGAAATGTTTTATCAAAACCATTTTGAAGATATTGAAAAGAATTTTCCTAACTTTTCATTTCATATTGCCATGTCAGAACCGTTACCAGAAGATAATTGGTCCGGGTCCACGGGATTTATTCATCAAGTCCTTTTCGACGAATACTTAAATGAGCATGAAGATCCAACCGAAATTGAATTTTATCTTTGTGGTCCACCTCCAATGATTGCCGCAGTATTAAATATGCTGGATGAGTTGGGTGTAGATAAGGAAATGATTGCCTTTGATGAGTTCTAA
- the pdxS gene encoding pyridoxal 5'-phosphate synthase lyase subunit PdxS — protein MAKGSFEVKVGFAEMLKGGVIMDVMDADQATIAEDAGAVAVMALERIPALIRKEGGIARMSDPAMIKKIQEKVSIPVMAKVRIGHFAEAQILEALEVDFIDESEVLTPADEANHIWKHDFKIPFVCGCRNLGEALRRIGEGAALIRTKGEAGSGNIVEAVRHMRKVTSAIKELATMGQDELMAEAKEIGAPFSLVQQVSKLGKLPVPNFAAGGVATPADASLMMQLGAETVFVGSGIFMSEEPAKRAKAIVEAVTFADDPEKLASISTGLKKAMKGLDISEIPEDQMLQERGW, from the coding sequence ATGGCTAAGGGATCATTTGAAGTAAAAGTTGGTTTTGCGGAAATGCTTAAAGGCGGTGTAATTATGGATGTAATGGATGCAGATCAAGCAACCATTGCAGAAGATGCTGGTGCTGTCGCTGTCATGGCGCTGGAACGGATTCCGGCTCTTATCCGAAAAGAAGGCGGTATTGCTAGAATGAGTGATCCGGCCATGATTAAGAAAATCCAGGAAAAAGTATCCATCCCTGTGATGGCAAAAGTTCGGATTGGGCATTTTGCAGAAGCCCAAATTTTAGAAGCACTCGAAGTAGATTTCATTGATGAAAGTGAAGTCCTGACACCGGCAGATGAAGCGAATCATATTTGGAAACATGATTTTAAAATTCCATTTGTATGTGGGTGCCGAAATCTTGGAGAAGCTTTAAGACGGATTGGAGAAGGTGCTGCTCTGATTCGAACGAAAGGTGAGGCAGGTAGCGGTAATATCGTTGAAGCCGTTCGCCATATGCGAAAGGTAACTTCTGCCATAAAAGAATTGGCTACAATGGGTCAGGATGAACTAATGGCAGAAGCCAAAGAAATTGGCGCTCCCTTTAGCTTGGTCCAACAGGTTTCCAAATTGGGCAAATTACCGGTTCCGAATTTTGCAGCAGGCGGAGTTGCTACACCGGCTGACGCATCGCTTATGATGCAACTTGGTGCTGAAACGGTGTTTGTTGGATCGGGAATTTTTATGAGCGAGGAACCTGCTAAACGCGCAAAGGCTATTGTTGAAGCAGTAACCTTTGCGGATGACCCAGAAAAGCTAGCAAGTATTTCCACCGGGCTTAAAAAGGCAATGAAAGGATTGGATATTTCTGAAATACCCGAAGATCAAATGTTGCAAGAAAGAGGCTGGTAA